The Fimbriimonas ginsengisoli Gsoil 348 genome window below encodes:
- a CDS encoding aldehyde dehydrogenase family protein yields the protein MVHCELLIDGFFVGGPCDQSVGKQVVRAPFDNAILGTAAEGGLSELKACVDAAHSAYQSWRESPRHLRQALLRRIAALVREREAELVELLTLEVGKPIVWSRGEVARLALTFDYAADILGTYGLEAIPVDTDARGEGLRCTVERFPIGVIFCIVPYNWPYNLTAHKLAPALASGNTVVVKPSPLAPLSTLTLMRLIHEAGCPPGVVNAWNGPPALAQRLLVEDPRIRMLSFTGSVAVGWKLKELLPDRRVLLELGGDASAIVHGDADLEWAAARSIAGGFGYAGQICISIQHVLVQSSIYDAMRSRLIAATESCRYGEPLDEATVCGPMISNEAADRVQQMIDEAVGAGATIIAGGGRQGRLLRPVLLENVQPGTRLAHEEVFGPVLTLSRYETIDEAIVRVNESPYGIQTGIFTHSLAVAERAFRRLDVGGVIVNDYPTLRFDNMPYGGNKRSGFGREGVRYAMDEMTESKTMLVRPR from the coding sequence AAACAGGTCGTTCGAGCGCCGTTCGATAACGCCATTCTCGGAACCGCCGCCGAAGGTGGTCTAAGTGAACTCAAGGCCTGCGTCGACGCCGCCCACAGTGCGTACCAGTCCTGGCGCGAATCCCCCCGCCACCTTCGACAAGCCCTGCTGAGGCGGATCGCCGCGCTCGTTCGAGAGCGGGAAGCCGAGCTCGTAGAGCTGCTCACCCTAGAGGTCGGCAAGCCGATCGTCTGGAGCCGCGGCGAGGTCGCCCGGTTGGCGCTAACCTTCGACTACGCCGCCGACATCCTCGGCACTTATGGCCTTGAAGCGATTCCCGTCGATACCGATGCCCGCGGCGAAGGTTTACGATGCACCGTCGAACGGTTTCCGATTGGCGTGATCTTCTGCATCGTCCCCTACAACTGGCCCTACAATCTCACCGCCCACAAATTGGCCCCCGCGTTGGCATCGGGCAACACGGTGGTCGTAAAGCCCTCGCCCCTGGCCCCACTCTCGACGCTCACATTGATGCGGTTGATTCATGAAGCCGGATGTCCTCCCGGGGTGGTCAACGCTTGGAACGGGCCACCCGCTCTTGCGCAGAGGCTTCTGGTCGAGGACCCTCGCATCCGGATGCTCAGCTTTACCGGGTCTGTCGCGGTAGGTTGGAAGCTCAAAGAATTACTGCCTGATCGGCGCGTTCTCCTCGAGCTCGGCGGCGACGCGTCGGCGATCGTGCACGGAGATGCCGACCTGGAGTGGGCGGCGGCAAGATCGATTGCCGGTGGATTCGGTTACGCGGGCCAGATCTGCATCTCTATCCAGCACGTTCTCGTTCAGTCGTCGATCTACGACGCAATGCGGTCCCGGCTCATCGCGGCGACCGAGTCTTGCCGTTACGGGGAGCCGCTCGACGAAGCCACCGTCTGCGGTCCGATGATCTCGAACGAGGCCGCCGACCGGGTTCAACAAATGATCGACGAAGCCGTCGGCGCCGGGGCTACGATAATCGCCGGGGGCGGCCGACAGGGTCGTTTGCTCCGGCCCGTCTTGCTAGAAAACGTGCAACCCGGCACTCGGCTCGCCCACGAAGAAGTCTTCGGCCCGGTCTTAACGCTGTCTCGATACGAGACCATCGACGAAGCCATCGTTCGAGTCAACGAGTCTCCCTACGGGATTCAAACGGGAATCTTCACCCATAGCCTCGCCGTTGCGGAACGGGCATTTCGGCGATTGGACGTCGGCGGGGTGATCGTCAACGATTACCCCACCCTCAGGTTCGACAATATGCCATACGGGGGAAATAAGCGAAGCGGGTTCGGGCGGGAGGGAGTCCGCTACGCGATGGATGAAATGACGGAATCCAAAACGATGCTCGTGCGCCCGAGGTGA